DNA sequence from the Eisenibacter elegans DSM 3317 genome:
TTATTGCAGATAATTTGGTTTGTATGTAGCTTTGCAAACTGAAACACTATTGCAAAAATAAGCAACCTTGCATGCGGTATTCCCTTAGGCTTGTATTTCTGGTGGCGATGCTTTTGTCTCCCCCCTTTGGCGCTCTGGCACAGATGGACTGCCAATGTGTGTTGGAGGGGTATATTCGTGATGCCGAAGACCACCAACCATTGGTAGGGGCAGTACTTCAGTTGATGGAGATTGACAAAGGCACTGTGAGTGATGCGCAGGGTTACTATCGCTTTGCGGGTATCTGCCAAGGTACTTATACCCTGACCATTCGGTACATAGGCTACAGTACACAAAACCAACAACTCACGCTCAAAGCAGGGCAAACACACAGCTTGGCTCCAATATTCCTTATTGCTGCACACACCCACTTAGCCGAGGTAGCCATTTCTGATAATAAATACGAAACTTCTGCCGTACACCACGAGCAAGCCTTAGAAGCCAAGATGCTCGACCGGCATACGGGCAAGCCTTTGGCTTCGGCCTTACGAGAGCTGACAGGCGTAAACACCCTGCAAACAGGCCCTACGATAGCCAAGCCGGTGATCCACGGGCTGCATAGCAACCGGGTGCTAGTGATGAACAACGGCATTCGGCAAGAAGGCCAACAATGGGGAACAGAACACGCTCCCGACATAGATCCGTTTGTGGCTTCGCGTATTGCGGTAGTCAAAGGAGCGGAAGCTGTGCGTTATGGCGCAGATGCGGTAGGTGGTGTAGTACTGTTGCGCCCGCCACACCTCGGGCAGTCGGAACATATCCACGGCCATCTCTATACTGTAGGGATGACCAACGGACGGGGAGGCAGTGGCTCGGCTATGCTCGAAGGACGTATCGGCAAAATACAAGGCAGTGGCTGGCGAGTACAAGGTACTTACAAAAAACTAGGCGACGCGCAAGCCGCCAACTATCTCCTCAACAATACTGGTGTAGAAGAACTGAACTTTTCGGCAGCCTTGGGTATCCACAAAGCCCGCTGGGGAGTAGAGTTGTATGCCAGTCGTTTTGATACCCGCCTAGGTATCTTATCTGCCGCACACATCGGCAATGTGGTAGATATGCAGGCGGCCATAGAACGAGCGGTTCCCCAAAGGCTCCAACCTTTTAGCTATACCATAAGCAATCCCTTCCAACAAGTACAACATCAGCTCTACAAACTCGAAACTTACTACAATTTGCCACAACTGGGCAAACTGGAGCTGGTGTATGGCTATCAGAAAAATCTACGGGAAGAGTATGACATCAGGCGTGGAGGGCGCTCCGAACGCCCAGCCATTGCGATGGACTTAGGCACCCACAGCCTAGACCTCAGCCTGCAACACTTGCCTTGGCTCAACAAAAAACTGGAGGGAAGTATCGGTATATCGGGCTGGTTTCAGGATAATTTTAATGATATACAACTCACTGGCAGCAACCGCCTTATCCCTGACTATACGGCTTGGAATCTGGGAGTATATTGGATAGAACGTATTGGCAATGAGCACGTTCAGTTTGAATGGGGCGCACGCTACGACTACCGGAGGATGGAGGTGTTTGTGTTTGAAGATCGTAACACCCTGCGCCGTGACTACCCTACCTTTGGCAATGTATCGGCCAGTGTGGGGCTTTGGAAAAGCCTGCCCAATGATTGGTATAGCAAAATACACCTCGGGTTGGCTTGGCGACCACCCAATATCAATGAGCTGTATAGCGAAGGACTACACCACGGCGCAGCAGCCATAGAGCTAGGCGACCAAAACTTGAACCCCGAACAAGCCTACAAACTCATCGCTACGCTAGGTAAGCAACACCAGCGCTGGACGCTAGAGCTAAGCCCTTTTTATCAGCATATCCAAAACTACATTTACCTCCTGCCTACAGGTACACAGACAACCATCAGGGGCGCGTTTCCGGTTTTTAGTTATCGCCAAAATGATGTTCACTTTTATGGCCTTGACCTTGATGCACAGTATCGGCTGACCCAACGATGGTCTGTAATCGGCAAGGCCTCAGTGCTCG
Encoded proteins:
- a CDS encoding TonB-dependent receptor, with the protein product MRYSLRLVFLVAMLLSPPFGALAQMDCQCVLEGYIRDAEDHQPLVGAVLQLMEIDKGTVSDAQGYYRFAGICQGTYTLTIRYIGYSTQNQQLTLKAGQTHSLAPIFLIAAHTHLAEVAISDNKYETSAVHHEQALEAKMLDRHTGKPLASALRELTGVNTLQTGPTIAKPVIHGLHSNRVLVMNNGIRQEGQQWGTEHAPDIDPFVASRIAVVKGAEAVRYGADAVGGVVLLRPPHLGQSEHIHGHLYTVGMTNGRGGSGSAMLEGRIGKIQGSGWRVQGTYKKLGDAQAANYLLNNTGVEELNFSAALGIHKARWGVELYASRFDTRLGILSAAHIGNVVDMQAAIERAVPQRLQPFSYTISNPFQQVQHQLYKLETYYNLPQLGKLELVYGYQKNLREEYDIRRGGRSERPAIAMDLGTHSLDLSLQHLPWLNKKLEGSIGISGWFQDNFNDIQLTGSNRLIPDYTAWNLGVYWIERIGNEHVQFEWGARYDYRRMEVFVFEDRNTLRRDYPTFGNVSASVGLWKSLPNDWYSKIHLGLAWRPPNINELYSEGLHHGAAAIELGDQNLNPEQAYKLIATLGKQHQRWTLELSPFYQHIQNYIYLLPTGTQTTIRGAFPVFSYRQNDVHFYGLDLDAQYRLTQRWSVIGKASVLEAQALDQSNLMWIPPSRYHLSLQYNQKRSWWIVEDFFASLEGVFVDQQRNSPPVLQDWERFPEQGTFDFRGAPPAYFLLQAQVGWEHPLRGEQHRIGVSLAVENALNQAYRDYMNRLRYFADDLGRNVILRLKYSF